A genomic window from Sphingobacterium sp. BN32 includes:
- a CDS encoding M28 family peptidase produces MKRIYLISLLFLSQFAFAQEALKENFENIVQDINQHSEAYDRLKYSTEKIGHRLTGSKNGKKAETYVHDLLKSYGYQVSYQPFSAEAWSRKSLKLRFNKQEVPSVSLAHSPVRAKVEAELVDLGNGLETDYQRVGDKVKDKIALVFLHILPNSGTGLKNLHRSEKTALAEKYGAAGIIFINSVKGNVLLTGTASITGKLINIPAVCIGFEDGMKWKETLASQPISAAIDMKNKSGEATARNVLVHIPGTSLSNEKIVIGGHLDSWDLATGAIDNGIGSFAVIDIARAFKKLAFQNKRSIDFVLFMGEEQGLLGAKAYVDQAIKEGKIEQIKYMINLDMVNAPTGFTTTREEMKVLFDQWGAVYAQVDEKFKNENTIAAGLHSDHQPFMLQGIPTATGRGGALPNNAGMYYHSNRDVFGLVDKGGLEQTVRVSAALLYALANANQIPAIKLSDAAIKQFLEEKGMKEPLKISGEWRWGQD; encoded by the coding sequence ATGAAAAGAATCTACCTAATCAGCCTATTATTTTTAAGCCAATTTGCATTCGCCCAGGAGGCTTTAAAAGAAAATTTTGAAAATATAGTTCAGGATATCAACCAACATTCGGAAGCATACGATCGACTCAAATATAGTACAGAAAAGATTGGACACCGCCTTACCGGTTCTAAAAACGGAAAGAAAGCAGAGACCTATGTGCATGATCTATTAAAGTCTTATGGCTATCAAGTTTCCTATCAGCCTTTTTCTGCAGAGGCCTGGTCCAGGAAATCATTGAAGCTGCGGTTCAATAAACAGGAGGTCCCTTCCGTATCCTTGGCGCACTCTCCCGTTCGCGCGAAAGTTGAGGCCGAGCTCGTCGATCTGGGGAATGGGTTAGAAACCGATTACCAGCGTGTGGGCGATAAAGTAAAAGATAAAATAGCCTTGGTCTTCCTTCATATTTTGCCGAATTCAGGAACGGGTTTAAAGAATCTGCACCGATCGGAGAAAACCGCACTTGCGGAGAAATACGGTGCGGCGGGCATTATCTTTATCAATAGTGTAAAAGGCAATGTACTGTTGACCGGTACAGCATCGATTACAGGCAAATTGATCAACATTCCGGCGGTTTGCATTGGTTTTGAAGACGGGATGAAATGGAAAGAAACCCTAGCGTCACAGCCCATATCGGCGGCAATCGATATGAAGAATAAGTCTGGCGAAGCAACGGCTCGCAATGTGCTGGTGCATATTCCAGGAACGAGCCTATCGAACGAAAAAATCGTTATTGGCGGCCACTTGGATAGCTGGGACCTGGCAACCGGAGCAATTGACAACGGGATTGGCTCTTTCGCTGTCATTGATATTGCCAGAGCTTTCAAGAAGCTAGCATTCCAAAACAAGCGCTCGATTGATTTCGTACTGTTCATGGGCGAGGAGCAAGGCCTGTTGGGGGCGAAAGCCTACGTGGATCAAGCAATTAAAGAAGGCAAAATTGAGCAGATCAAGTATATGATAAACCTCGATATGGTAAATGCTCCTACCGGCTTTACCACCACAAGGGAAGAAATGAAAGTGCTTTTTGATCAGTGGGGCGCGGTATATGCGCAGGTTGACGAGAAATTTAAAAACGAGAATACCATCGCTGCAGGCCTACATAGCGATCATCAGCCCTTTATGCTTCAGGGTATCCCTACCGCCACAGGTAGAGGCGGCGCATTGCCAAATAATGCAGGGATGTACTATCACTCTAACCGTGATGTTTTTGGATTGGTCGATAAAGGAGGCTTAGAGCAGACCGTCCGCGTGAGTGCAGCATTACTGTATGCTTTAGCGAATGCGAATCAAATCCCCGCAATCAAACTATCGGATGCGGCTATTAAACAGTTTCTTGAAGAAAAAGGAATGAAAGAGCCGCTGAAAATTTCCGGTGAATGGCGATGGGGGCAAGATTAA
- a CDS encoding M48 family metallopeptidase: MKIVGKFILLLVSIGALYFGLSQINWSKLFELDEKQEKLEKRLGKLVINELENTMTVVRDDSVKQIVDSLFNPLASKNGISRKSYKIIVVEDSQVNAFALPDRHIVLTTGIINFLDSANYLSAILAHEMAHCEKKHVMKSLITQFGLDLLLSGSGTSEVTNFLTGQAFSRKLEREADEQALVYLVEARVNPKSLQQVMELFDVYLTGDLDLTWASTHPSPSDRKAYIEAKIETLSTDEDYAAPIQSSTWKKLQSLLANYSIEVD, encoded by the coding sequence ATGAAGATAGTAGGCAAGTTTATATTACTATTAGTGAGCATTGGCGCACTGTATTTTGGTCTTTCCCAGATTAACTGGAGCAAGCTCTTTGAATTGGACGAGAAGCAAGAAAAACTGGAGAAGCGGCTGGGCAAGTTGGTCATTAATGAGCTAGAGAATACGATGACGGTGGTTCGAGATGATAGTGTCAAGCAAATTGTAGACTCTCTTTTCAATCCCTTGGCGTCCAAAAATGGCATTTCGCGCAAGAGTTATAAAATCATCGTTGTAGAGGATTCACAGGTCAATGCATTCGCATTGCCTGATCGACATATTGTTCTGACTACCGGTATCATTAATTTTTTGGACAGCGCGAACTACCTCTCCGCAATACTAGCACATGAGATGGCACATTGCGAAAAGAAGCATGTGATGAAGTCGCTGATTACGCAATTCGGATTAGACTTGCTATTGTCGGGATCTGGCACATCGGAAGTAACCAACTTCCTGACCGGGCAAGCCTTCAGCAGGAAGCTAGAACGCGAAGCCGATGAACAGGCTTTGGTCTACTTAGTAGAGGCTCGTGTAAATCCAAAAAGCCTCCAGCAGGTGATGGAATTATTTGATGTGTATCTAACTGGCGATCTTGACCTGACTTGGGCATCCACGCATCCCTCGCCCAGCGATCGCAAAGCCTACATTGAAGCTAAGATAGAAACTTTGAGCACTGATGAGGATTACGCTGCTCCGATACAATCGAGTACCTGGAAGAAACTGCAATCGCTCTTAGCCAACTATTCAATAGAAGTCGATTAA
- a CDS encoding DUF4870 domain-containing protein: MEYQERTINFSPREITENEREYASNSYLMSLFALFVGLPLPIFNLLATVIFYLGNRKSTAFVKWHCMQALVSQLFIFFFNTVAFWWTIRIIFWRDEILTDAEFNRYFSYLSIVILINIIEIVSTIYTSVRTRKGIHVRWFLFGDITDYLFKK; this comes from the coding sequence ATGGAATATCAAGAAAGGACTATAAACTTCTCGCCAAGAGAAATAACAGAGAATGAACGAGAGTATGCTTCCAATAGCTACCTCATGTCATTGTTTGCCCTCTTTGTGGGCTTACCCCTCCCCATTTTTAATCTTTTAGCGACGGTCATCTTTTATCTTGGCAATAGGAAGTCGACTGCCTTTGTCAAATGGCATTGCATGCAAGCCTTAGTATCGCAGCTGTTTATCTTTTTCTTTAATACGGTTGCGTTCTGGTGGACGATACGTATTATTTTTTGGAGAGATGAGATCCTGACCGACGCGGAATTCAATCGTTATTTTTCCTACCTGAGTATCGTTATCCTCATTAACATCATCGAGATTGTTTCGACAATCTATACGTCTGTACGAACCAGAAAGGGCATACATGTGCGTTGGTTTTTATTCGGTGATATCACAGATTATTTGTTCAAGAAATGA
- a CDS encoding DUF2752 domain-containing protein translates to MSTIIELLKTISAKNKLYFTTGIVCFFGLIWLYIDYHSPTGTTLCPIKHVTGYPCPSCGTTRSVKSLLDGDLMQAIMINPLGLLVSMLAIGIIMLMLTDLLFRKDYFFRAYRWIEHTLQTQRLLSIILILFILLNWIWNIKKGL, encoded by the coding sequence ATTAGTACAATCATTGAGTTACTAAAAACGATATCGGCAAAGAACAAACTATACTTTACGACAGGTATAGTTTGTTTTTTCGGACTTATATGGCTTTACATCGATTATCATAGTCCGACAGGAACAACCTTATGCCCAATTAAGCATGTGACGGGTTATCCCTGTCCCTCCTGCGGAACAACAAGGTCTGTTAAAAGTCTGCTAGACGGCGATCTTATGCAAGCCATCATGATTAACCCCTTGGGTCTGCTGGTCAGTATGCTTGCTATCGGAATTATCATGCTGATGCTGACCGATCTACTTTTTCGAAAAGATTACTTTTTCCGAGCTTACCGTTGGATAGAGCACACGCTGCAGACCCAACGTCTGTTGAGTATTATCTTAATTCTTTTCATCCTTTTAAATTGGATATGGAATATCAAGAAAGGACTATAA
- a CDS encoding TM2 domain-containing protein: MESQRVDMFLMSHNKYFESYHLMEIKDLLTKADDSKFTNVQIQQYKDPTTVLIVSLLAGPLGIDRFMIGDTGLGIGKLLTCGGFGIWAIIDYFLIMGATKSKNFEKLVQSLSY, translated from the coding sequence ATGGAAAGCCAAAGAGTTGACATGTTTTTAATGTCTCATAACAAGTACTTTGAATCCTATCATTTAATGGAAATCAAAGACTTACTAACAAAGGCGGACGACAGCAAATTTACCAACGTACAAATACAACAGTATAAAGATCCGACGACGGTATTGATTGTATCCTTACTAGCGGGCCCTCTGGGTATTGACCGTTTTATGATCGGAGATACAGGACTTGGCATCGGTAAACTGTTAACATGCGGCGGCTTCGGCATTTGGGCAATCATTGATTATTTCTTGATCATGGGTGCTACGAAAAGCAAGAACTTCGAAAAATTAGTACAATCATTGAGTTACTAA
- a CDS encoding rhodanese-related sulfurtransferase: MAKYQTLLYYCYSPIENAEQFADDHLNFCKSLNLVGRIIVADEGLNGTISGTPESVKTYMDTVHADPRFAKTEFKIDDVEELSFIKMHCRYKEEIVHSGLRDPKVIDPNRQTGKHLEPQDFMKMKDDEDVVILDVRSNYEHSVGRFKNAVTLDIENFREFPEKVKELEQYKGKKILTYCTGGIKCEKASALLLKEGFEDVYQLHGGIIKYGKEAGGKDFEGKCYVFDNRVTVDVNSVNPEVISTCKNCGKTTSKMINCANPVCNEHFTQCDECGWEMDGCCSDECKTHPRKREYDGTGYYVKVPQPVNVEKISKRKHKKLIKN; this comes from the coding sequence ATGGCAAAATATCAAACCCTGCTGTACTATTGTTACAGCCCGATCGAAAACGCAGAACAATTCGCTGACGATCATTTAAACTTTTGTAAATCCCTTAATCTAGTAGGTCGTATTATTGTTGCTGACGAAGGCTTGAACGGTACTATTTCCGGCACACCTGAATCGGTAAAAACGTATATGGATACGGTACACGCGGATCCTAGATTTGCGAAGACGGAATTTAAGATCGACGATGTGGAGGAACTATCCTTCATCAAAATGCATTGTCGATACAAAGAAGAAATTGTACACTCCGGACTTAGAGACCCTAAAGTAATCGACCCTAATAGACAGACAGGTAAGCACCTGGAGCCTCAGGATTTCATGAAAATGAAAGATGATGAGGATGTGGTTATCCTGGATGTTCGCTCAAATTATGAGCATTCCGTAGGCAGATTTAAGAATGCGGTTACCTTAGATATTGAAAACTTCCGTGAGTTTCCTGAAAAGGTAAAAGAATTGGAGCAGTATAAAGGCAAGAAAATCCTGACCTACTGCACCGGCGGTATCAAATGTGAAAAGGCATCTGCATTATTATTGAAAGAAGGTTTCGAGGATGTTTATCAGTTACACGGCGGAATCATCAAATACGGTAAAGAAGCTGGAGGAAAAGATTTCGAAGGCAAATGCTATGTATTTGATAACCGCGTTACGGTCGATGTGAATTCGGTAAATCCGGAAGTCATTTCTACTTGTAAGAACTGTGGAAAGACAACGTCGAAGATGATCAACTGTGCCAATCCGGTTTGTAATGAGCACTTCACGCAATGCGATGAGTGTGGTTGGGAGATGGACGGCTGTTGTTCAGACGAGTGTAAAACCCACCCTCGCAAGCGCGAATATGATGGCACCGGATACTATGTAAAAGTTCCGCAACCGGTGAACGTTGAAAAAATTAGCAAACGCAAGCATAAGAAACTTATTAAAAATTAA
- a CDS encoding DUF3820 family protein, with protein sequence MAKQETDLFRPEMLIELANAKMPFGKYQGYLLCNLPEPYLVWFKKKGFPPGKLGIQLASLYEIKVNGLEYLLRPLIKK encoded by the coding sequence ATGGCAAAACAAGAGACTGATTTGTTCCGTCCCGAGATGCTCATTGAGCTGGCGAATGCGAAGATGCCCTTTGGCAAATATCAGGGTTACCTGCTTTGCAACCTACCGGAGCCGTATTTAGTATGGTTCAAGAAGAAGGGATTTCCTCCCGGAAAATTGGGTATTCAACTGGCAAGTCTTTATGAAATCAAGGTGAACGGACTTGAATATTTATTGCGCCCTTTGATCAAAAAGTGA
- a CDS encoding glycosyltransferase family 2 protein → MLEKKPKISIITIVYNNVRDIRYTLASVAKQDYPNIEYIIVDGLSTDGTLDVIQEFRQHISILISEKDKGIYDAMNKGLRAATGDYVLFLNSGDELFASDTLSKVFGSAPDADIYYGETKLVNEDREILGDRRHACPEQFDWKSFKYGMNVCHQAIYVKRSITEPYDLQYKLSSDIDWVIRAAKKANKIVNVKDYVAKYLVGGMSQQRHKQSLKERYEIFKKYYGFIPNLFNHGIIALRLMLHRFKNGKTRD, encoded by the coding sequence ATGCTTGAGAAGAAGCCAAAAATTTCCATCATCACCATTGTGTACAATAATGTTCGGGACATCCGTTATACCCTAGCCTCTGTTGCTAAGCAGGATTATCCGAATATTGAATATATTATTGTGGACGGCCTATCTACGGATGGAACATTGGATGTTATCCAGGAATTTAGGCAGCATATCAGCATTTTGATTTCTGAAAAGGACAAGGGCATCTACGATGCGATGAACAAGGGATTGCGCGCAGCAACAGGCGATTATGTATTATTCTTGAATTCCGGTGACGAGCTTTTTGCGAGCGATACTTTGAGCAAGGTTTTCGGTTCTGCTCCTGATGCCGATATTTATTATGGGGAAACCAAGCTCGTGAATGAGGATCGGGAGATACTCGGCGACCGTCGTCATGCCTGCCCCGAGCAGTTCGACTGGAAGTCGTTTAAATATGGCATGAATGTATGCCATCAGGCGATCTACGTCAAGCGCAGCATCACTGAACCCTATGATTTGCAATATAAGCTTAGCTCGGACATCGACTGGGTGATTCGTGCAGCGAAAAAGGCAAACAAGATTGTCAACGTTAAGGATTATGTAGCCAAATATTTAGTCGGGGGCATGTCGCAGCAGCGACATAAACAAAGCCTAAAAGAACGATACGAGATTTTCAAAAAATATTACGGTTTTATCCCCAATCTATTTAACCACGGCATTATCGCCTTGCGCTTAATGTTACATCGATTTAAAAATGGCAAAACAAGAGACTGA
- a CDS encoding FkbM family methyltransferase, protein MPSLKKTILKYFPIDKFFFSRSYSQEGEDMLIRSFYETRKRYKGYYVDVGAHHPYRFSNTMFFYKQGWRGINIEPSPEAMKWFQFFRRRDVNLNIGISESPQELTYYCFNEPALNGFSQEISEKRDGLNAKYHLIKSIPVPTLPLSEVLDKHLPKGQEIDFLSIDAEGFDYIVLQSNDWERYRPIFVLVEEELSIKDLSQSAVYRFLNEKGYELAGKTKRTLVFKRADTR, encoded by the coding sequence ATGCCCTCATTAAAAAAGACCATTTTAAAATACTTTCCGATCGATAAGTTTTTCTTTTCCAGATCTTATTCACAAGAGGGCGAGGACATGCTCATCCGCAGTTTTTACGAAACACGCAAGCGCTACAAAGGCTATTATGTAGACGTCGGTGCACACCATCCCTATCGTTTTTCGAATACGATGTTTTTTTATAAACAAGGCTGGCGTGGGATTAATATTGAGCCATCACCGGAAGCGATGAAATGGTTTCAGTTTTTCCGACGTCGGGATGTGAATTTAAACATTGGAATCAGTGAGAGTCCGCAGGAGCTGACCTACTATTGTTTCAACGAGCCGGCCTTAAACGGCTTTTCACAGGAGATATCGGAGAAGCGAGACGGCTTGAATGCAAAATACCATTTGATAAAAAGCATTCCCGTTCCTACACTACCGCTTTCGGAGGTATTGGATAAGCATTTGCCGAAAGGGCAGGAGATTGACTTTCTTTCCATCGATGCGGAGGGATTTGACTATATCGTATTGCAGTCGAACGACTGGGAGCGTTATAGGCCCATATTCGTGTTGGTGGAGGAAGAGCTAAGCATTAAGGACTTGAGCCAGTCGGCGGTTTACCGCTTTCTGAATGAGAAAGGGTACGAACTTGCCGGAAAAACGAAGCGCACCTTGGTGTTCAAGCGTGCCGATACGCGCTAG
- a CDS encoding sugar transferase, whose amino-acid sequence MLAPIALFVYNRPVHTRKTLQALEANRLADQSEIYIFSDAAKTAENIDDVNSVRAIIREPWKFKHIYIIERGQNKGLANSVIDGVTQVLQKHGRIIVLEDDLETSRFALTYFNSALNQYAENEKVMQIAGYMYPVKNPKSLPESFFFRVASSWGWATWDRAWKHFNPDIEELTKDFKRRDIKAFSVDHTENFWKQVKQFKAGKINSWAIRWYLSVFNQQGLVLYPRNSYIQNTGTDGSGTHSDVDQVYKVQLAKTTIRKYPTIVEEDPIALSEIKHFYKNRKGTFFERLARFIEKKINQRKAKKAMR is encoded by the coding sequence ATGTTAGCACCGATTGCACTATTTGTTTATAACAGACCCGTTCACACTAGAAAAACACTACAGGCTTTAGAAGCCAATAGACTGGCTGATCAGTCTGAAATCTACATCTTTTCCGATGCTGCAAAGACGGCCGAGAATATCGACGATGTCAACAGCGTGCGCGCTATTATTCGGGAACCCTGGAAGTTTAAGCATATTTATATCATTGAACGTGGACAGAATAAAGGTCTTGCCAATTCTGTTATCGACGGGGTAACACAGGTGCTGCAGAAACATGGGCGCATTATCGTATTAGAAGATGATTTGGAAACGTCCCGCTTTGCGCTGACTTATTTCAACTCGGCATTGAATCAATATGCCGAAAATGAGAAAGTGATGCAGATTGCAGGCTATATGTATCCTGTTAAGAATCCTAAATCGCTCCCCGAGTCTTTCTTCTTTCGGGTAGCCAGCAGCTGGGGATGGGCGACATGGGATCGTGCGTGGAAGCATTTCAACCCCGATATCGAAGAACTGACGAAAGATTTCAAACGCCGCGACATCAAAGCCTTTAGCGTAGATCATACCGAGAACTTCTGGAAACAGGTGAAGCAATTCAAAGCGGGGAAGATCAACTCCTGGGCAATCCGCTGGTACCTATCGGTCTTTAATCAGCAAGGCCTGGTACTCTATCCGCGTAATTCTTATATTCAAAATACTGGAACTGACGGCTCCGGAACCCACTCCGATGTTGATCAAGTCTATAAAGTACAATTGGCGAAAACGACCATACGGAAGTACCCGACGATTGTAGAGGAAGATCCTATAGCGCTTTCGGAAATCAAGCACTTCTACAAGAATAGGAAAGGAACATTTTTCGAACGCTTAGCTCGATTCATCGAAAAGAAAATAAACCAACGGAAGGCTAAGAAAGCAATGCGCTAG
- a CDS encoding lipopolysaccharide biosynthesis protein: protein MSDNTKNITLNGLFWNALDRFGNQIIVTLVTIITSRILNEEDFGVIGVLMIFSTIATAFVDSGLATSLVRSKKVDELDYSTMFVFNLFVSVFFYLILFFSAPYIEDYYGIPNLALYARVLFLQLLIHAFGIVQYVKILKNFQFNVTARINVLAIFFSGIIVVVLALTGFGVWALLLQTVLYTLFRTAMLWYWGNWKLSTQVSMASLKHHSSFSLSFMVANMMGKALSPLYYSFIGKHFTIKETGHYYFGNKWGETPGMMISAIIQGTTLSTLPPIQDDYPRFLNACRKSMSSLAFVLLPVSLLAIAVARPAFSYFTTDKWLPSVEYFQWLCFAGFFISFADMNVNFLNIKGRSKYALGLEVAKFSLAIIALLLTYKQGIIYIVYGQVVVRILIYLATTVMSGRVYGYHFLSQMKDLGPSFLISIFAAVLAYLPLYFQLISHDLLLIICQSLIFVVVYVGINHLIGNAIWLEVLGMLKKKFAK from the coding sequence ATGAGCGATAATACAAAAAACATCACCCTCAACGGCCTTTTCTGGAATGCCCTTGATCGTTTTGGTAATCAGATCATTGTTACCCTCGTCACGATCATCACTTCCCGAATTTTAAATGAAGAGGATTTTGGGGTAATTGGTGTTTTGATGATCTTCTCGACGATCGCTACTGCGTTTGTGGATAGTGGCCTCGCCACTTCTTTAGTACGTTCCAAGAAAGTGGACGAACTGGATTATTCGACCATGTTCGTTTTCAATCTATTCGTCAGTGTCTTTTTCTACCTGATTTTATTCTTCTCTGCACCTTATATCGAGGATTATTATGGCATCCCTAATCTAGCGCTCTATGCGCGGGTGCTGTTCCTGCAGCTGTTGATTCATGCCTTCGGAATTGTACAGTATGTGAAGATCCTAAAGAATTTCCAGTTTAATGTGACTGCGAGAATCAATGTGCTAGCCATCTTTTTTTCGGGGATTATTGTCGTTGTTCTGGCATTAACAGGTTTTGGCGTTTGGGCCTTGCTGTTGCAGACCGTTCTCTATACCCTTTTTCGGACAGCCATGTTATGGTATTGGGGCAATTGGAAGTTGAGCACGCAGGTGTCTATGGCTTCGCTTAAGCATCATTCCTCTTTTTCCTTGTCTTTTATGGTCGCTAATATGATGGGGAAGGCGCTATCGCCTCTGTATTATTCCTTTATCGGGAAGCACTTTACGATTAAGGAAACCGGCCATTATTACTTCGGAAATAAATGGGGAGAGACGCCGGGGATGATGATTTCGGCAATCATACAGGGCACAACCTTATCTACCCTACCCCCCATACAGGATGATTATCCACGATTCTTAAATGCCTGTAGGAAATCCATGTCTTCTTTGGCTTTTGTGCTGCTGCCGGTTAGCCTTTTGGCGATTGCAGTGGCAAGACCGGCTTTCAGTTATTTCACGACGGATAAATGGTTGCCTTCTGTCGAATATTTTCAATGGTTATGTTTTGCAGGCTTCTTCATCTCCTTTGCAGATATGAATGTCAACTTCTTAAATATTAAAGGACGTTCGAAGTATGCACTCGGCTTGGAAGTTGCTAAATTTTCCTTGGCGATAATCGCGCTATTGTTGACTTATAAACAGGGGATCATTTATATTGTTTACGGACAGGTTGTTGTGCGGATACTGATCTATTTGGCGACAACCGTGATGAGCGGCAGGGTGTATGGCTATCATTTCCTTTCGCAAATGAAAGATCTTGGTCCCTCGTTTCTCATTAGTATTTTCGCTGCGGTTTTGGCCTATTTACCCCTCTATTTTCAGCTTATTTCGCACGATTTACTGCTCATCATCTGTCAAAGCCTTATATTCGTAGTCGTTTATGTCGGCATCAATCACCTGATCGGAAATGCCATTTGGTTAGAGGTGCTCGGCATGCTTAAAAAGAAATTTGCTAAATAG